A genomic segment from Leptolyngbya boryana PCC 6306 encodes:
- a CDS encoding small RNA NsiR4-regulated ssr1528 family protein: protein MSTENTTGADAIDVAIAKGIDFDGSPIPTEKLDLYNKVMALEAGRQRSGVSNTMRSRIVRIGAKHIPQADLNQMLEAAGFAPLKDKEIAFFYNK, encoded by the coding sequence ATGAGTACCGAAAATACGACAGGCGCCGATGCGATCGATGTTGCGATCGCAAAAGGAATTGACTTTGATGGTTCTCCGATCCCCACTGAAAAGCTCGACCTTTATAACAAAGTCATGGCACTTGAAGCGGGACGGCAACGCAGTGGAGTATCGAATACGATGCGATCGAGAATTGTGCGGATTGGAGCAAAACATATTCCTCAAGCTGATCTCAACCAAATGCTAGAGGCGGCTGGATTTGCACCATTGAAAGATAAAGAAATCGCTTTCTTTTACAACAAATAA
- a CDS encoding threo-3-hydroxy-L-aspartate ammonia-lyase, whose amino-acid sequence MVAYSDILAAADRLAGIAHKTPVITSRLVNHRTGAQVFFKCENFQRSGSFKFRGAYNAMAQLSDEQKQRGVLAYSSGNHGQALALAGELLDIPVTIVMPSDAPVVKKAATESYGAEVITYNRALQKREDVAQSILSDRILIPPFDYEPVIAGQGTAAKELIEEVGELDVLLVCCGGGGLLSGCAIATKHLAPNCQIIGVEPRQADDAKRSFYSRTLQTVENPNTIADGARTPALGQLTFPIILERVDEMVTVSEAAILRTMFFLWERLKIVVEPTGVLAAAALLEGIVSFPDAKIGVIISGGNIDLKEAGKLFTKANAREKATRRRPLAPEMS is encoded by the coding sequence ATGGTTGCTTACTCGGATATTTTAGCGGCTGCCGATCGTCTGGCTGGAATCGCTCACAAAACCCCTGTGATCACCTCCAGACTAGTGAATCATCGAACTGGAGCACAGGTGTTTTTCAAGTGTGAGAATTTCCAGCGATCGGGATCGTTTAAGTTTCGGGGAGCATACAACGCGATGGCTCAATTGTCCGATGAACAAAAGCAGCGAGGCGTTCTTGCTTATTCATCGGGCAATCATGGGCAAGCTCTTGCTTTAGCAGGTGAGCTTTTAGACATTCCGGTTACGATCGTGATGCCCAGTGATGCGCCTGTGGTGAAAAAGGCTGCAACTGAAAGCTATGGTGCAGAAGTGATCACCTATAACCGAGCGTTGCAGAAACGAGAAGACGTGGCTCAATCCATTTTGAGCGATCGTATTTTAATTCCTCCATTTGATTATGAGCCTGTGATCGCCGGACAAGGCACTGCGGCAAAAGAATTGATCGAAGAAGTGGGTGAACTGGATGTTTTGCTCGTTTGCTGTGGAGGCGGAGGATTGCTTTCAGGATGTGCGATCGCCACAAAACATCTTGCACCAAACTGTCAAATCATTGGGGTTGAACCGAGACAAGCAGATGATGCGAAGCGATCGTTCTATAGTCGAACGCTGCAAACCGTGGAAAATCCGAATACGATCGCAGATGGTGCAAGAACGCCTGCTCTCGGACAACTGACCTTTCCAATCATTTTGGAACGAGTAGATGAAATGGTCACAGTTTCCGAAGCGGCAATTCTTCGCACGATGTTCTTTCTATGGGAACGGCTGAAAATCGTAGTGGAACCGACAGGTGTGCTTGCTGCCGCTGCATTACTCGAAGGAATCGTCTCTTTCCCCGATGCCAAAATTGGCGTAATCATTAGCGGGGGTAACATCGATCTCAAAGAAGCCGGAAAGCTCTTTACAAAAGCAAATGCTCGTGAGAAAGCAACTCGTCGCCGTCCTTTAGCACCAGAAATGAGCTAA
- a CDS encoding sulfate ABC transporter substrate-binding protein, protein MKLKQNRPLFNLRSLKKFVSLFVIGTTLSVAIASCGGNTASTSSSPNSASPVANSAKEVELTLVGYAVPKAAHDAIIPKFVEKWQKEKGQTVTFKQSYGGSGSQTRAIIDGLEADVANLAIAADTEKLVKAGFVNSDWTTKTPNNGIVAKTVAAVIVRPGNPKNIKTFDDLTRPDVKWVTADPKTSGGARWNFLALWDHALRANNKDEAKATEFVTKAFANVAVLAKDARESTDAFSKQGQGDALINYENEVILAQQKGEKLEYVVPDPNVSIDIPISVIDKNVDKHGTREVAEAFVQYLYTPEAQAEFVKLGFRPLDGAPVKTKENTDKYPAVKTLGTIQEYGGWSQAQKKFFDDGAVFDQVQASIKR, encoded by the coding sequence ATGAAGTTGAAGCAAAACAGACCGCTATTTAATTTACGATCGCTGAAAAAATTCGTTTCACTCTTTGTGATCGGCACCACCCTAAGTGTCGCTATCGCCTCCTGCGGCGGCAACACCGCTTCAACTTCTTCTAGTCCCAATAGCGCTAGCCCCGTTGCCAATTCCGCTAAAGAGGTCGAACTCACCCTCGTCGGCTATGCCGTCCCCAAAGCCGCTCACGATGCCATCATTCCTAAGTTCGTCGAAAAATGGCAAAAAGAAAAAGGGCAAACCGTCACCTTTAAACAAAGCTACGGTGGCTCAGGCTCTCAAACTCGCGCCATTATTGATGGTCTTGAAGCCGATGTCGCCAACTTAGCGATCGCCGCAGATACCGAAAAGCTCGTCAAAGCCGGATTTGTCAATTCTGACTGGACGACCAAAACCCCGAATAATGGCATTGTCGCCAAAACGGTCGCTGCGGTGATTGTCCGTCCCGGTAATCCCAAAAATATCAAAACCTTTGATGATTTGACCCGTCCCGATGTCAAATGGGTCACGGCAGACCCGAAAACCTCGGGGGGCGCTCGCTGGAACTTCCTCGCTCTCTGGGATCATGCTTTGAGAGCCAACAATAAGGATGAAGCTAAAGCGACCGAGTTTGTCACCAAAGCGTTTGCCAATGTGGCAGTGCTGGCAAAAGATGCCCGCGAATCGACTGACGCATTCTCCAAGCAGGGACAAGGTGATGCCTTGATCAACTATGAGAATGAAGTGATTCTGGCACAGCAAAAGGGGGAAAAGCTGGAATATGTCGTGCCAGATCCCAATGTGTCGATCGATATTCCGATTTCGGTGATTGATAAGAACGTGGATAAGCATGGCACGCGAGAAGTTGCAGAGGCATTTGTGCAGTATTTGTACACCCCGGAAGCACAAGCCGAATTCGTCAAGTTAGGCTTCCGCCCGTTGGATGGTGCCCCGGTGAAGACGAAAGAGAATACGGACAAGTACCCGGCGGTGAAGACTTTGGGCACGATTCAGGAGTATGGCGGGTGGAGCCAAGCACAGAAGAAGTTCTTTGACGATGGAGCGGTCTTCGACCAAGTCCAAGCTTCGATCAAACGTTAG
- a CDS encoding Crp/Fnr family transcriptional regulator, which translates to MTSLFSSPFSSAVHSHDFGLRSLLDPRFKLWRIESGVARSLTWLEDGTIITLGIWGAGDIVGQALSCVDPYQVECLTKVTATPLSSEQWQPDAALLLSHLQQMEQLAVIRSHRKVDAMMIKLLNWLAKRFGREVEAGNLIDLKLTHQDIADVLGTTRVTVTRILGQFEEQGVIERSLRRIVLRESEAWHYEI; encoded by the coding sequence ATGACCAGTTTATTCTCTTCACCTTTCTCGTCTGCGGTTCACTCTCACGACTTTGGACTGCGATCGTTGCTCGATCCAAGGTTCAAACTTTGGCGGATTGAATCGGGAGTCGCGCGATCGCTCACTTGGCTAGAAGACGGAACGATCATCACACTTGGCATTTGGGGTGCCGGGGACATTGTGGGTCAGGCGCTTTCTTGTGTAGATCCTTATCAAGTGGAATGCCTCACAAAAGTAACAGCAACGCCGCTATCCTCAGAACAATGGCAACCTGATGCAGCGTTGCTGCTGTCTCATCTCCAACAGATGGAGCAATTAGCTGTGATTCGCAGTCATCGAAAAGTCGATGCCATGATGATTAAGCTGCTGAATTGGTTAGCAAAGCGATTCGGACGAGAAGTAGAAGCTGGAAATTTAATTGATCTGAAGCTCACTCATCAAGATATTGCGGATGTGTTGGGAACAACGCGCGTGACAGTGACACGGATTCTTGGACAATTTGAGGAACAAGGCGTGATTGAGCGATCGCTGCGTCGCATTGTCTTGCGAGAATCGGAAGCTTGGCACTATGAAATTTAA
- a CDS encoding NAD-dependent epimerase/dehydratase family protein, which yields MNLPQLFSTQKVLVTGASGFIGEHLCRQLLCSGAEVYGISRLKRSSPHAAMHWLQGDVKNFDELRQIWKSIKPDIVFHLASYVSGSRSMDAVRSTLENNLVSTVNLLTLMAEFGGQRIVLAGSLEEPNAGDVPIPSSPYAAAKWASSAYAQMFYQLYQVPIVNARIFMVYGPAQKDIKKLIPYVTLSLLEGKAPQLSSGQRQVDWVYVDDVVDGLIAAAHVPNIEGCTFELGSSRLTPISEIVQNLNRLIDPSIQPLFGALPDRPMEQVRVANLDNTRSILGWMPKTALKQGLMNTVQWYSAHRDLYLPHALNLAL from the coding sequence ATGAATTTGCCCCAGTTGTTTAGCACACAAAAGGTATTAGTCACAGGCGCGTCTGGCTTCATTGGAGAACATCTTTGCCGACAGCTTCTTTGCTCTGGAGCAGAGGTTTATGGAATCTCTCGACTGAAGCGATCATCGCCTCATGCCGCGATGCACTGGCTTCAGGGAGATGTGAAAAATTTTGATGAGCTGCGGCAAATTTGGAAGAGCATTAAGCCTGATATTGTCTTTCACTTAGCAAGCTATGTATCAGGTTCACGTAGCATGGATGCTGTGCGATCGACTCTAGAAAATAATTTGGTGAGCACGGTCAATCTGCTAACGCTGATGGCTGAATTTGGCGGACAGAGGATTGTCTTAGCCGGATCATTAGAAGAGCCAAATGCGGGCGATGTTCCCATTCCATCCTCGCCCTATGCTGCCGCAAAATGGGCAAGCAGTGCCTATGCCCAGATGTTCTATCAGCTCTATCAAGTCCCGATCGTCAATGCTCGTATCTTTATGGTGTATGGACCAGCCCAGAAAGATATCAAGAAGCTGATTCCTTACGTGACTCTTTCATTATTAGAAGGAAAAGCGCCACAGTTAAGCAGTGGTCAGCGTCAGGTCGATTGGGTTTACGTAGATGATGTTGTGGATGGCTTAATCGCAGCCGCTCACGTGCCCAATATAGAAGGGTGTACTTTCGAGCTAGGGTCAAGTCGCTTGACTCCTATTTCAGAGATTGTTCAAAACCTGAATCGCTTGATCGATCCGAGTATTCAGCCTCTATTTGGTGCATTACCCGATCGACCTATGGAGCAAGTTCGTGTAGCAAACTTGGACAATACTCGGTCAATACTCGGTTGGATGCCGAAAACTGCTCTAAAACAGGGACTGATGAATACTGTGCAGTGGTACTCTGCTCATCGAGATTTATATTTGCCTCATGCACTAAACTTAGCGCTCTGA
- the rppA gene encoding two-component system response regulator RppA, translating into MRILLVEDEPDLGSAIEKALTRERYIVDWTKNGNEAWEYLTQSQAQYMLAVIDWMLPGLSGIEICNRLRAQRKSLPVLLLTARDSISDRVTGLDAGADDYLVKPFGMAELLARLRALQRRSPQVQAQTLQVGSLILDYGSSCVKLQASEAKVLLTAKEFQLLEYLMKHTNQIVSTEQIRNQLWTLNSDSVSNVVAAQVRLLRRKLAEQDLGHAIETVYGLGYRLNLPT; encoded by the coding sequence ATGCGAATTCTTCTTGTTGAGGATGAGCCAGACTTAGGGAGTGCGATCGAGAAAGCGCTAACGCGCGAACGTTACATTGTCGATTGGACAAAAAATGGTAATGAAGCTTGGGAGTATCTCACTCAATCCCAAGCGCAGTATATGCTGGCTGTGATTGATTGGATGTTGCCTGGTTTGTCTGGGATTGAAATCTGCAATCGGCTTCGGGCACAAAGAAAATCATTGCCTGTGCTGCTCCTAACTGCACGAGATAGTATCAGCGATCGCGTGACTGGATTAGATGCAGGCGCGGATGACTATCTGGTTAAACCGTTTGGCATGGCAGAACTGCTTGCCCGACTGCGAGCGCTGCAGCGTCGATCCCCTCAAGTTCAAGCTCAGACTCTTCAGGTTGGCTCGCTCATCTTAGACTATGGTTCCTCTTGTGTGAAGCTTCAAGCATCAGAGGCAAAAGTCCTGCTGACTGCGAAGGAATTTCAACTTCTAGAGTATTTGATGAAGCATACGAATCAAATCGTCAGTACTGAGCAAATCCGCAATCAGCTTTGGACACTCAACTCAGACTCGGTGAGCAATGTTGTTGCGGCACAAGTGCGCCTACTGCGTCGAAAGTTGGCAGAACAAGACTTAGGTCACGCGATCGAAACAGTTTATGGACTAGGATATCGATTGAATCTTCCCACATAA
- the rppB gene encoding two-component system sensor histidine kinase RppB: MHQNRLFNRTRLQLAAWYAGVMGAILGVCGVAVYLHLAETHFEAIAGEIQTLVGSLHDSIEPMLEKPGELHPRVRQILPGLCVGGQLCRPVKTSHIHVLGADYQDPYYVRFTNLSFQTLATVNTPPPPDSAAQGKNWQILTDEKGRRYHQFSMVLTTSAGQPWGYIQVGRSLSGYQRYLASLKVFLLIGLPIAMVSIGGASWWLAGLAMQPVYNSYRQIQQFTADAAHELRTPLAAIQATVETTLGTENLNLIEAQTTLQTITRQNQRLAQLVQDLLMLSRMDLKVLPTKHQNCCLDDLLHDLVEEFAAFAISAKVSLELSIQAQDLYVVGDEEQLYRLVMNLITNAIQYSYPGGTVMLRLLKEDSTAIIQVEDTGVGIETAEQARIFDRFYRVNQDRSRQTGGAGLGLAIAQAIVELHKGSLKVQSQFGKGSIFTLRLPLKT; the protein is encoded by the coding sequence ATGCACCAAAATCGACTGTTTAATCGAACGCGACTACAGCTTGCAGCTTGGTATGCAGGAGTTATGGGAGCGATTTTGGGTGTTTGTGGCGTTGCGGTTTATCTACATCTAGCAGAAACTCATTTTGAAGCGATCGCTGGCGAAATTCAAACCTTAGTAGGGTCTTTACATGACAGCATTGAACCGATGCTCGAAAAACCGGGCGAACTGCATCCGCGTGTCAGGCAGATTCTTCCCGGACTTTGTGTTGGAGGTCAGCTTTGCCGCCCGGTTAAAACATCACATATTCATGTTTTAGGAGCCGATTACCAAGATCCCTACTATGTGAGATTCACAAACCTATCCTTCCAAACATTAGCAACAGTTAACACTCCCCCCCCGCCAGATTCTGCTGCTCAAGGCAAAAATTGGCAAATCCTCACAGACGAGAAAGGACGACGCTATCATCAATTCTCAATGGTGTTGACGACTTCAGCAGGGCAGCCTTGGGGCTATATTCAAGTTGGACGATCGCTCTCTGGATATCAACGATATCTTGCCTCGCTGAAAGTGTTTCTGCTGATTGGCTTACCGATAGCAATGGTGTCAATTGGGGGAGCAAGCTGGTGGCTAGCCGGATTAGCGATGCAGCCTGTGTATAATTCGTATCGACAAATCCAGCAATTCACCGCAGATGCTGCCCATGAACTGAGAACGCCTCTTGCTGCAATTCAAGCGACGGTTGAGACAACCTTAGGTACAGAAAATCTGAACTTGATTGAAGCTCAGACGACTCTGCAAACGATTACTCGTCAGAATCAGAGGCTGGCTCAACTCGTTCAAGATCTGCTGATGCTGTCTCGGATGGATCTGAAAGTCTTACCGACTAAACATCAGAACTGTTGTTTAGATGATTTATTGCACGATTTAGTTGAAGAATTTGCTGCTTTCGCGATCTCCGCTAAAGTTTCCTTAGAACTCTCAATCCAGGCTCAAGATCTCTATGTTGTTGGAGATGAAGAACAGCTCTACCGTTTAGTCATGAACCTGATTACGAATGCCATCCAATATTCGTATCCTGGTGGGACTGTAATGCTGCGATTGCTCAAAGAAGACTCGACTGCCATCATTCAAGTTGAAGATACAGGGGTTGGAATCGAGACAGCGGAGCAGGCTCGAATTTTTGACCGATTTTATCGTGTGAACCAAGACCGCTCTCGGCAGACGGGCGGGGCAGGATTGGGACTGGCGATCGCTCAAGCGATTGTGGAACTTCACAAGGGAAGTCTTAAAGTTCAAAGCCAATTCGGAAAAGGGAGTATTTTTACACTTCGCCTGCCGCTTAAGACTTAG
- a CDS encoding APC family permease, with protein sequence MVKPNPPSQHRSPFLNWLLEEEHHEREGPYHKAQTERKYPWWQVMCLTGVDYFSTLGYQPGIAALAAGALSPIATFILVLLTLFGALPIYRRIAMNSPHGEGSIAMLEHLLAWWQGKFFVLCLLGFVATDFIITITLSAADATAHIVENPMVPEFLHSQTVGITLMLITLLGIVFLRGFREAIGLAVVLVFAYLALNLITISVSALHILNQPSVITDWQAALFADRSNPVLLLASAALLFPKLALGLSGFETGVAVMPLVQGSGNDTEPKPRGRIRNTHKLLLTAAVTMSVFLIASSLVTTLLIPVAEFQPGGAANGRALAYLAHRYLGSGFGTLYDLSTISILWFAGASAMAGLLNIVPRYLPRYGMAPNWARAARPLVLVYIAIAFTVTVVFQADVEAQGGAYATGVLVLMSSAAFAVTLSAYRRRATRSILLFGLITLVFVYTTVVNIIERPEGIRIAALFIATIVITSLISRIWRSTELRVERIDLDASARQLINDERAHMIRLIANRKQAGDWQEYFLKEQQVREDNHIPDAEPILFLEVEISDASEFSETIQIQGVEVGEYRILRARSAAVPNAIAAILLYLRNETGKLPHVYFGWAEGNPVKYLARFILFGEGDIPVLTREVLRKAERDPQQRPRIHVGG encoded by the coding sequence ATGGTCAAGCCGAATCCTCCTAGTCAACACCGCAGTCCTTTTCTCAATTGGCTGCTAGAAGAAGAACATCACGAGCGAGAAGGACCCTATCACAAAGCACAGACTGAGCGGAAGTACCCTTGGTGGCAAGTGATGTGCTTGACGGGGGTGGATTATTTTTCAACGCTGGGATATCAGCCTGGGATTGCTGCCTTAGCTGCAGGGGCTTTATCTCCGATCGCGACATTTATCTTAGTCTTACTCACTTTGTTTGGAGCCTTACCGATCTATCGGCGAATTGCAATGAATAGTCCGCATGGAGAAGGCTCGATCGCGATGCTCGAACATTTACTAGCATGGTGGCAGGGCAAGTTTTTCGTACTCTGTCTCCTCGGCTTTGTCGCGACCGATTTTATCATTACGATTACACTCTCTGCCGCAGATGCCACTGCACATATTGTAGAGAATCCGATGGTTCCGGAATTTCTGCACAGTCAGACAGTGGGTATTACGCTGATGCTGATTACATTACTCGGAATTGTGTTTTTGCGAGGATTTCGAGAAGCGATCGGGCTTGCTGTAGTGCTGGTATTTGCTTATCTTGCTTTGAATTTAATCACGATCTCAGTGAGTGCCCTGCACATTTTGAATCAACCGAGCGTGATTACAGATTGGCAAGCGGCTCTCTTTGCCGATCGCAGTAATCCCGTTCTTTTACTGGCATCGGCTGCTTTACTCTTTCCCAAGCTTGCATTAGGGCTATCTGGGTTTGAAACGGGCGTGGCAGTGATGCCACTCGTGCAAGGAAGTGGAAACGACACAGAACCAAAACCGCGTGGCAGAATTCGCAATACTCACAAATTGCTGCTGACTGCGGCTGTGACGATGAGCGTTTTCTTGATTGCGAGTAGTCTGGTGACGACGCTGTTGATTCCGGTTGCAGAATTTCAACCTGGGGGTGCAGCAAATGGGCGAGCCTTAGCATATCTCGCTCATCGTTACTTGGGAAGTGGATTCGGAACACTTTACGACCTCAGCACAATTTCGATTCTATGGTTTGCTGGAGCGTCTGCAATGGCAGGACTGCTCAATATTGTGCCGCGTTATCTGCCGCGCTATGGCATGGCTCCAAATTGGGCAAGAGCTGCCCGACCGCTGGTGTTGGTTTATATTGCGATCGCGTTTACGGTGACGGTAGTTTTTCAAGCAGATGTGGAAGCTCAAGGGGGTGCTTATGCAACTGGCGTATTAGTGTTAATGAGTTCGGCAGCATTTGCGGTGACACTCTCTGCTTATCGCCGTAGAGCTACCCGCAGTATTTTGCTCTTTGGCTTAATTACGTTAGTTTTTGTTTATACCACTGTTGTTAACATTATTGAACGTCCTGAGGGCATTCGGATTGCGGCTTTGTTTATTGCCACGATCGTGATTACATCACTGATTTCTCGGATTTGGAGATCGACCGAATTGCGAGTTGAGCGAATTGATCTAGATGCAAGTGCCCGTCAGTTGATCAACGATGAACGTGCTCATATGATTCGACTGATTGCGAATCGTAAACAGGCAGGGGATTGGCAAGAATATTTTCTCAAAGAACAACAAGTTCGTGAAGATAACCATATTCCAGATGCAGAGCCGATTCTATTTTTAGAAGTTGAGATCTCGGATGCGTCGGAATTTTCCGAAACGATTCAAATTCAAGGCGTTGAAGTGGGAGAATATCGAATTTTGCGTGCCCGGAGTGCCGCTGTCCCAAACGCGATCGCTGCGATTCTGCTTTACTTGCGCAACGAAACGGGTAAGCTGCCCCATGTCTATTTTGGATGGGCAGAAGGTAATCCTGTGAAGTATTTGGCACGATTTATTCTATTTGGTGAGGGTGATATTCCAGTGTTGACCCGTGAGGTATTGCGGAAAGCAGAACGCGACCCTCAACAGCGTCCTAGAATTCACGTAGGCGGATAA
- a CDS encoding superantigen-like protein SSL4, translating into MLQRSNLRVVMSALLIGHMNLTMVGCASSTPSSAPPGQSGSTPIAEAQPKQTPNSSESSGAQPEKTEAPASTQPTAEVKPKSQSVPSSKTSASSEIAMPDIPQDKVISAVKADWNGDSIADRAILTVSEADATETDLLIYLSDPSQKSRLALSKRNVAWRGAMYGTQPSLSVNPQGSLVINSANDAIGRDRWSKKITAMYENGEFVVAGYTYSYHDTLDLAVGGTCDVNLLTGRGVKNNQEFRTTLKPMNLENWTEDSEPKECNF; encoded by the coding sequence ATGCTTCAACGATCCAATCTCCGTGTTGTGATGAGCGCGCTTCTCATCGGTCACATGAACTTGACAATGGTCGGCTGTGCAAGTTCTACTCCATCTTCTGCGCCACCAGGACAGAGCGGATCAACCCCGATCGCAGAAGCTCAACCCAAGCAGACCCCAAATTCATCGGAGAGTTCAGGCGCTCAACCCGAAAAAACCGAGGCTCCAGCTAGTACCCAACCAACAGCAGAAGTAAAGCCCAAATCTCAGTCTGTCCCATCCTCAAAAACCTCTGCTTCGTCTGAAATTGCGATGCCGGATATTCCTCAGGATAAAGTGATCAGCGCGGTTAAAGCAGATTGGAATGGAGATAGTATCGCAGATCGCGCAATCTTAACTGTTTCAGAAGCCGATGCTACGGAGACGGATCTGCTGATCTATCTGTCAGATCCGTCTCAAAAGTCTAGACTTGCTCTGAGTAAGCGAAATGTTGCTTGGCGTGGTGCAATGTATGGCACACAGCCTTCGCTGTCCGTAAACCCTCAAGGTTCTCTCGTCATCAATTCTGCAAATGATGCGATTGGTCGCGATCGCTGGAGCAAAAAGATTACAGCGATGTATGAAAACGGAGAGTTTGTTGTGGCAGGGTACACCTACTCTTATCACGACACGCTTGATCTTGCAGTGGGTGGTACTTGTGATGTGAATTTGCTGACAGGCAGAGGTGTGAAGAATAATCAAGAATTTAGAACAACGCTCAAACCGATGAATTTAGAAAATTGGACAGAGGATTCTGAACCCAAAGAGTGTAATTTCTAA
- a CDS encoding molybdenum cofactor guanylyltransferase gives MNLSAIVLAGGNSSRMGQDKALLEIDGVPLLERTCDAARHCTDLIYIVTSWRDRYEPMVSDVQWIEESSPRSPIVGFAEALEQVATEWVLLLACDLPRLRGETLKQWTTQLAEVSIVVAKTEQRWEPLCGFYHRDCLPSLQRYIAQGQRSFQHWLDAEVVQELVVSDRQILFNCNTPDDLKQCLP, from the coding sequence ATGAATCTGAGTGCGATCGTATTAGCGGGTGGAAATAGTTCTCGAATGGGTCAAGACAAAGCTCTACTTGAGATTGATGGGGTTCCTCTACTCGAACGAACTTGTGATGCAGCAAGACACTGTACTGATTTGATTTATATTGTGACTTCGTGGCGCGATCGCTATGAGCCAATGGTGTCTGACGTGCAATGGATTGAAGAATCCAGTCCGCGATCGCCGATTGTTGGTTTTGCAGAAGCACTTGAACAGGTTGCGACTGAGTGGGTTTTACTACTCGCTTGCGATTTGCCTCGATTGCGGGGTGAGACGTTGAAACAGTGGACAACTCAACTCGCAGAAGTATCGATCGTAGTTGCAAAAACTGAGCAGAGATGGGAACCTTTGTGTGGATTTTACCACCGCGATTGTCTACCAAGTTTGCAACGCTACATTGCACAAGGTCAGAGGTCGTTTCAGCATTGGTTAGATGCTGAAGTTGTCCAAGAGTTAGTAGTATCCGATCGTCAAATCTTGTTTAATTGCAATACTCCCGATGATTTGAAACAATGTCTGCCTTAA
- the cbiB gene encoding adenosylcobinamide-phosphate synthase CbiB: MSALILICSALLDFWIGDPWNWLHPVQVMGWVIEQFKQVTFRLTKNAIALRIAGVILTIGLGFGSAGISWGLIQLGTFLHPILGSAIAVVLLASCFAGRSLRRAAEDVIARLDHLDEARSQLRLYVGRDTEHLSKPQILRAVLETVTENSVDGVMAPLFYALIGAFTPVGSVAFAIAYKAVSTLDSMIGYQAPPFTDLGWFSAKTDDVLTWFPCRLTVLTLGLISGRPFEVWKLCQRDAPQDPSPNSGWSECIYAAILKVQVGGVNYYQGVEKHKPLLGEPLQEITVDTIYQALSLTRVCFLSWLAIACLFLLQHLPLGTFAT, translated from the coding sequence ATGTCTGCCTTAATTTTAATTTGCTCAGCACTGCTTGATTTCTGGATTGGTGATCCGTGGAATTGGTTGCATCCAGTGCAGGTGATGGGTTGGGTGATCGAGCAATTTAAGCAAGTTACTTTTCGGCTTACTAAAAATGCGATCGCGCTGCGGATTGCGGGCGTGATTTTAACGATTGGATTAGGATTTGGAAGTGCTGGTATCAGTTGGGGGTTGATTCAGCTTGGAACATTCCTGCATCCGATTTTAGGAAGTGCGATCGCGGTCGTTTTACTTGCAAGCTGTTTTGCTGGACGGAGTTTGAGACGAGCAGCAGAAGATGTGATTGCAAGATTGGATCATTTAGATGAAGCGCGATCGCAACTTCGGCTTTATGTCGGGCGTGACACAGAGCATTTGTCAAAACCTCAGATTCTTAGGGCAGTTCTGGAAACTGTCACCGAGAATTCAGTCGATGGAGTGATGGCTCCATTGTTTTATGCCTTGATTGGGGCATTTACGCCTGTGGGAAGTGTTGCGTTTGCGATCGCGTATAAAGCCGTTAGCACGCTCGATTCAATGATTGGATATCAGGCACCGCCTTTCACGGATCTTGGTTGGTTTAGTGCTAAAACTGATGATGTTTTGACTTGGTTTCCTTGTCGATTGACTGTGTTGACATTGGGTTTAATATCCGGCAGACCGTTTGAGGTATGGAAGCTTTGCCAGCGAGATGCACCTCAAGATCCAAGTCCTAATTCTGGATGGAGTGAATGTATCTATGCGGCTATCTTGAAGGTGCAAGTCGGTGGCGTGAATTACTATCAAGGAGTCGAAAAACATAAACCTCTGCTCGGAGAGCCTTTACAAGAGATCACAGTTGATACGATTTATCAAGCACTCAGTTTGACGCGGGTTTGTTTTTTGAGTTGGTTAGCGATCGCATGTTTATTTTTACTACAGCACTTGCCGCTAGGCACTTTCGCAACTTAA